A genomic segment from Nonomuraea helvata encodes:
- a CDS encoding caspase family protein, with product MVSETTRLLLQVVDDAADPQELDEATARLRAELLELDVAASAAEAGAVPEGARAVLSFTVGGLVVALAGTELLGAIVNAVTAWLTRNQHRSVKLDIEGDVLELTGIASAEQRRLTEVWLRRRQPGTPARAGRRMALVVANDEYRDPGLRGLRAPALDAEALARVLGDEAIGGFDVRTMLNEPTAVINEAVEEFFADRHPDDLLLLHFSGHGVKDDSGELYFATPSTKLNRLAATAVSAEFVNRRMSRSRCRRVVLLLDCCYAGAFTRGALPRAGADVHVEEQFGGRGRVVITASNAMEYAFDGTDLADTRETSPSVFTSALVQGLETGDADRDLDGYVGIDELYDYVYDRVRAVTPNQTPGKWTFDVQGDLVIARRSRPVDRPAALPPELQEAIDHPIAKIRAGTIDALERLRHSRHAGLALAARLALEELADDDSRMVSAAAARVLAIPLRDPGAGPVHASATPPPGPGSGATRSPAAPLPPPAPSGTSDVGPPTRRSKAGPPSTPAKPAPPPRAGAAAGSGTATPGAAGEPALAGDGPSAAGDGPSAGGGGPSAGGGGPSAGGGGPSAPMTEPAVVPEPTAVAEAAQAQPAPGGAGAGSDTSTAHVPARAGIADDGVEPVAVVPRPDRAPGGRRWELVRRASALVAALLLMVGPANSSLGTARFPADLLGELPLWSILTAAAAAAIGLLPDGRRRAALLGVAAGSAALHLGLAAQLLRTGFPAQPMTTFVAGALLILVVVLTETALAHEGVGRAVAAVAGLLILSLIVIDLKAPRMVGETDGERLVLAVAGVLVLAVVVRAVTDWRAGHARRPVVLSTAASILIAAAMLSMYVDGSYEHEGAPAYLPVIVVLLVMTAQARRPRPESLTVVQFTLIVGLVHNTALLDTLPAFMITLFVAAICAGTAAFLDRDARPVG from the coding sequence ATGGTGAGTGAGACGACCAGGTTGCTCCTGCAGGTGGTCGATGACGCCGCCGATCCGCAGGAGCTGGACGAGGCCACCGCGCGGCTCCGCGCCGAGCTGCTCGAGCTCGATGTGGCGGCGAGCGCGGCCGAGGCGGGAGCGGTGCCCGAAGGTGCGAGGGCGGTCCTGTCGTTCACGGTCGGCGGTCTGGTCGTCGCGCTGGCCGGCACGGAGCTGCTCGGCGCCATCGTGAACGCGGTGACCGCCTGGCTCACCCGCAACCAGCACCGCTCCGTCAAGCTGGACATCGAGGGCGACGTGCTTGAGCTGACCGGCATCGCCTCCGCCGAGCAACGCCGGCTCACCGAGGTCTGGTTACGGCGAAGGCAACCGGGCACGCCCGCGCGGGCAGGCAGGCGTATGGCCCTGGTCGTGGCCAACGACGAATACCGGGATCCCGGGCTGCGGGGGCTGCGGGCGCCCGCGCTGGACGCCGAGGCGCTGGCCAGGGTCCTGGGCGACGAGGCCATCGGCGGGTTCGACGTGCGCACGATGCTCAACGAGCCCACCGCCGTCATCAACGAGGCCGTGGAGGAGTTCTTCGCCGATCGACACCCCGACGACCTGCTCTTGCTGCACTTCTCCGGCCACGGGGTCAAGGACGACAGCGGCGAGCTCTACTTCGCCACCCCGAGCACCAAGCTCAACCGGCTCGCCGCAACCGCTGTGTCCGCCGAGTTCGTCAACCGGCGGATGAGCCGCAGCCGGTGCAGGCGCGTCGTGCTGCTGCTCGACTGCTGCTACGCGGGTGCGTTCACGCGCGGCGCGCTGCCGAGGGCAGGGGCGGACGTCCACGTGGAGGAGCAGTTCGGCGGGCGCGGGCGGGTGGTCATCACCGCTTCCAACGCGATGGAGTACGCCTTCGACGGGACCGACCTCGCCGACACTCGCGAGACGTCGCCGTCGGTCTTCACCAGCGCGCTGGTGCAGGGGCTGGAAACGGGCGACGCCGACCGCGACCTGGACGGTTACGTGGGCATCGACGAGCTGTACGACTACGTCTACGACCGGGTGCGCGCGGTCACGCCCAACCAGACGCCGGGCAAGTGGACGTTCGACGTGCAGGGCGACCTGGTCATCGCGCGCCGCAGCCGGCCGGTGGACCGGCCGGCGGCGCTGCCTCCGGAGTTGCAGGAGGCGATCGACCACCCGATCGCCAAGATCAGGGCCGGTACGATCGACGCACTGGAACGGCTGCGGCACAGCCGGCACGCCGGCCTCGCGCTGGCGGCCCGGCTGGCGCTGGAAGAACTGGCTGACGACGACAGCCGGATGGTCTCGGCCGCCGCCGCCCGCGTCCTCGCGATTCCCCTCCGCGACCCGGGAGCGGGGCCCGTCCACGCGTCCGCCACTCCACCTCCCGGCCCCGGCTCGGGCGCCACCCGAAGCCCGGCCGCACCGCTGCCGCCTCCCGCGCCGTCGGGGACGTCGGACGTCGGGCCGCCGACGCGGCGATCGAAGGCCGGCCCACCGAGCACGCCGGCCAAACCGGCGCCACCGCCCAGGGCAGGCGCAGCGGCGGGATCCGGTACGGCCACGCCGGGCGCGGCCGGGGAGCCGGCGCTCGCCGGCGACGGGCCGTCCGCTGCCGGCGATGGGCCGTCCGCTGGGGGCGGTGGGCCGTCCGCTGGGGGCGGTGGGCCGTCCGCTGGGGGCGGTGGGCCGTCCGCGCCGATGACGGAGCCCGCCGTCGTACCGGAGCCGACGGCTGTCGCGGAGGCCGCGCAGGCGCAGCCGGCACCTGGCGGCGCCGGGGCAGGGAGTGACACGTCAACGGCCCACGTCCCGGCGCGTGCGGGGATCGCCGACGACGGCGTGGAGCCGGTGGCCGTCGTCCCCAGACCGGATCGGGCTCCGGGTGGGCGGCGCTGGGAGCTGGTTCGGCGTGCGTCCGCCCTCGTGGCCGCGCTCCTCCTCATGGTCGGCCCGGCCAACAGCAGCCTCGGCACGGCACGCTTCCCCGCCGATCTGCTGGGCGAACTCCCGCTCTGGAGCATCCTGACGGCCGCCGCGGCGGCTGCGATCGGCCTCTTGCCGGACGGGCGCAGGCGCGCGGCGCTTCTGGGTGTGGCGGCCGGGTCGGCCGCGCTCCACCTGGGCCTGGCCGCCCAGCTTCTCCGGACAGGATTCCCCGCCCAGCCGATGACGACGTTCGTCGCGGGCGCGCTGCTGATCCTCGTGGTGGTGCTCACCGAAACGGCCCTGGCCCACGAGGGTGTGGGCAGGGCCGTGGCGGCGGTCGCCGGGCTGCTCATCCTGTCACTGATCGTCATCGACCTGAAAGCCCCGAGAATGGTCGGAGAGACGGACGGCGAGAGGCTCGTACTGGCGGTCGCGGGTGTCCTCGTTCTCGCGGTCGTCGTCCGCGCGGTCACGGACTGGCGGGCAGGCCACGCTCGACGACCCGTCGTGCTGAGCACGGCGGCCTCGATCCTCATCGCCGCTGCCATGCTCTCCATGTACGTCGACGGCTCCTACGAGCACGAGGGAGCTCCCGCCTATCTCCCGGTCATCGTGGTCCTGCTCGTCATGACGGCCCAGGCACGCCGCCCCCGGCCCGAGTCGCTGACCGTGGTCCAGTTCACGTTGATCGTCGGCTTGGTGCACAACACGGCGCTGTTGGACACTCTGCCGGCCTTCATGATCACGCTCTTCGTCGCGGCGATCTGCGCGGGCACCGCGGCCTTCCTGGACAGAGACGCTAGACCGGTGGGTTGA
- a CDS encoding pyridoxamine 5'-phosphate oxidase family protein, which produces MRHPGEVAVQRRAGVRAEDHGSSRTRPQIPEVAAAFLRNQHMIVLGATDDGGRVWAGVLTGPTGFASPSDDRTIVLNAVPDAADPLHGMFARERDIGLLAIEPHTRRRMRVNGTAVQAGDALVVWTEQVYSNCPKYIQTRSPTSAPGTPAGLGRGTSLSDRHRRWIAEADTFFIGTRAAGFGADVSHRGGNPGFVQVTGARSLEFLDYQGNSMYMTLGNLELDPAAGLLFVDWERGQTLQLTGRARVEWGERRVVRFELDEYAHLTDTVSAGWTAPGYHRFNPPV; this is translated from the coding sequence ATGAGGCATCCGGGAGAGGTTGCCGTACAGCGGCGGGCGGGGGTGCGGGCGGAGGACCACGGCAGCTCGCGGACGCGCCCGCAGATCCCGGAGGTGGCGGCCGCGTTCCTGCGAAACCAGCACATGATCGTCCTGGGCGCGACCGACGACGGCGGGCGCGTCTGGGCCGGCGTGCTGACGGGTCCCACGGGCTTCGCGTCGCCGTCGGACGATCGGACGATCGTGCTGAACGCCGTGCCGGACGCCGCCGATCCCCTTCACGGGATGTTCGCACGGGAGCGCGACATCGGCCTGCTGGCCATCGAGCCGCACACGCGGCGCAGGATGCGCGTGAACGGCACCGCCGTACAGGCCGGTGATGCTCTGGTGGTGTGGACGGAGCAGGTCTACTCGAACTGCCCCAAGTACATTCAGACCCGCTCCCCCACCTCCGCTCCGGGCACCCCTGCCGGTCTGGGGCGCGGGACCTCGCTGTCCGACCGGCACCGGAGGTGGATCGCGGAGGCGGACACGTTCTTCATCGGCACGCGAGCCGCCGGGTTCGGGGCGGACGTGTCACACCGGGGCGGCAACCCGGGGTTCGTCCAGGTCACGGGAGCGCGCTCGCTGGAGTTCCTCGACTACCAGGGCAACTCGATGTACATGACGCTCGGGAACCTGGAGCTGGACCCGGCGGCCGGGCTGCTGTTCGTGGACTGGGAGCGCGGGCAGACGCTGCAGCTCACGGGCCGGGCCCGGGTGGAGTGGGGAGAGCGGCGGGTGGTGCGTTTCGAGCTGGACGAGTACGCGCACCTGACCGACACGGTGTCGGCCGGCTGGACCGCTCCCGGCTACCACCGCTTCAACCCACCGGTCTAG